One window of Cygnus olor isolate bCygOlo1 chromosome 28, bCygOlo1.pri.v2, whole genome shotgun sequence genomic DNA carries:
- the LOC121060914 gene encoding feather beta keratin-like, which yields MSCYDLCRPCGPTPLANSCNEPCVRQCQDSRVVIQPSPVVVTLPGPILSSFPQNTAVGSTTSAAVGSILSEEGVPISSGGFGLSGFGGRYSGRRCLPC from the coding sequence ATGTCCTGCTACGATCTGTGCCGTCCCTGTGGCCCAACCCCGCTTGCCAACAGCTGCAACGAGCCCTGTGTCCGGCAGTGCCAGGACTCCCGTGTGGTGATCCAGCCCTCTCCCgtggtggtgaccctgcccggccccatcctcagctccttcccccagaaCACTGCTGTGGGATCCACCACCTCGGCTGCCGTTGGCAGCATCCTGAGTGAGGAGGGAGTGCCCATCTCCTCCGGGGGCTTTGGCCTCTCTGGCTTTGGTGGCCGCTACAGTGGCAGAAGGTGCCTGCCCTGCTAA
- the LOC121060911 gene encoding feather beta keratin-like: MSCYDLCRPCGPTPLANSCNEPCVRQCQDSRVVIEPSPVVVTLPGPILSSFPQNTAVGSTTSAAVGSILSEEGVPISSGGFGLSGFGGRYYGRRCLPC, encoded by the coding sequence ATGTCCTGCTATGATCTGTGCCGTCCCTGTGGCCCAACCCCGCTTGCCAACAGCTGCAACGAGCCCTGTGTCCGGCAGTGCCAGGACTCCCGTGTGGTGATTGAACCATCTCCTgtggtggtgaccctgcccggccccatcctcagctccttcccccagaaCACCGCTGTGGGATCCACCACCTCGGCTGCCGTTGGCAGCATCCTGAGTGAGGAGGGAGTGCCCATCTCCTCCGGGGGCTTTGGTCTCTCTGGCTTTGGTGGCCGCTACTATGGCAGAAGGTGCCTGCCCTGCTAA
- the LOC121060902 gene encoding feather beta keratin-like, translating into MSCYDLCRPCGPTPLANSCNEPCVRQCQDSRVVIQPSPVVVTLPGPILSSFPQNTAVGSTTSAAVGSILSEEGVPISSGGFGLSGFGGRYSGRRCLPC; encoded by the coding sequence ATGTCCTGCTACGATCTGTGCCGTCCCTGTGGCCCAACCCCGCTTGCCAACAGCTGCAACGAGCCCTGTGTCCGGCAGTGCCAGGACTCCCGTGTGGTGATCCAGCCCTCTCCCgtggtggtgaccctgcccggccccatcctcagctccttcccccagaaCACCGCTGTGGGATCCACCACCTCGGCTGCCGTTGGCAGCATCCTGAGTGAGGAGGGAGTGCCCATCTCCTCCGGGGGCTTTGGCCTCTCTGGCTTTGGTGGCCGCTACAGTGGCAGAAGGTGCCTGCCCTGCTAA
- the LOC121060910 gene encoding feather beta keratin-like — translation MSCYDLCRPCGPTPLANSCNEPCVRQCQDSRVVIQPSPVVVTLPGPILSSFPQNTAVGSTTSAAVGSILSEEGVPISSGGFGLSGFGGRYSGRRCLPC, via the coding sequence ATGTCCTGCTACGATCTGTGCCGTCCCTGTGGCCCAACCCCGCTTGCCAACAGCTGCAACGAGCCCTGTGTCCGGCAGTGCCAGGACTCCCGTGTGGTGATCCAGCCCTCTCCCgtggtggtgaccctgcccggccccatcctcagctccttcccccagaaCACCGCTGTGGGATCCACCACCTCGGCTGCCGTTGGCAGCATCCTGAGTGAGGAGGGAGTGCCCATCTCCTCTGGGGGCTTTGGCCTCTCTGGCTTTGGTGGCCGCTACAGTGGCAGAAGGTGCCTGCCCTGCTAA